From Hemibagrus wyckioides isolate EC202008001 linkage group LG11, SWU_Hwy_1.0, whole genome shotgun sequence:
tgattgattgatttgtaCGTTATTAGATTATTATGAACACGTCACAGCTTTTACTCTCTAACTATTTTTGTGATAAAGAACTTAAAGATTCGGTCAAATAAAATTGTTTGACTTCTTCAGTTTGTTTAcctgtatctctctttctctctctctttctctctctctctctctctctctctctctctctctgtttatctgtctgtctgtctgtctctgtctgtctgtctgtctctctctgtctgtctctctcactcactctctctcattctctctctctctctctctctctctctttctctctctctgtctgtcacttgctctatgtctgtctgtctctctctctctctctctctctctctgtctgtcatcttctctctttatgtctgtctgtctgtctctctttgtttgtctgtctgtctttctctgtctgtctgtctgtctatttctctttttctctctctcttactctctgtctcttactctctgtctgtctgtctgtctctcgctgtctctgtctgtctgtctgtgtctctgtctctctctctctctctctctctgtctgtctgtctgtgtctctgtctctctgtctctctctctctgtctctctctctctgtctctctctctctctctctctctctctctctgtgtctctctctctctctctctctctctctgtctctctctctctctctctctctgtctctctctctctaacccaCACAGCCTCTGCCGGAGTTCTCTCGTATTGCGGGTCTGGTTCTGCCGGGTCAGGTGTTTTCAGACTGCCTGATGGTGGTTCAGTTCCTGCGCAGTTTTGGGAAGGTTCTGGGTTTGGAGCAGAGTGAGGTTCCTACACTGGGTGTGCTGCAGGAGGGTCTCCTCAACCTGGGCAACAGCATGGGGCAGGTGCAGGACCTGCTGGTGCGCCTGCTCTCCTCAGCTGTGTGTGACCCGGGACTACCTCCAGGACACAGGGTaagatacacactcactcactcactctctcacacacacacacacacacacacagggtgagagatacacactcactcactcactctcacacacacacacacacacagggtgagagatacacacacactcactcactcactcactctcacacacacacacacacacacacacacactctcacacacacacacacacacacagggtgagagatacacactcactcactcactctcacacacacacacacacacacacagggtgagagatacacactcactcactcactctcacacacacacacacacacacagggtgagagatacacacacactcactctcacacacacacacacacacacacactcactcactctcacacacacacacacacacacacacacacagggtgagagatacacactcactcactcactctcacacacacacacacacacacagggtgagagatacacacacactcactcactcactctcacacacacacacacacacacacactcactcactcactctcacacacacacacacacacacacagggtgagagatatgcacacactcactcactcactctcacacacacacacacacacagggtgagagatacgcacacactcactcactcactcactctcacacacacacacacagggtgagagatatgcacacactcactcactcactctcacacacacacacagggtgagagataggcacacactcactcactctctctctctcacacacacacacacacacagggtgagagataggcacacactcactcactctcacacacactcactcacacacacactcactcactctctctctcacacacacacacacacagggtgagagataggcacacactcactcactctctctcacacacactcactcacacacacacacactcactcactctctctctcacacacacacacacactcactcactcactcacacacacacacacactcacacacacacacacacacacagggtgagagatacgcacacactcactcactctctctcacacacactcactcacacacacacacactcactcactctctctctcacacacacacacacagggtgagagataagcacacactcactcactctctctcacacacacacacacacacagggtgagagataagcacacactcactcactctctctcacacacactcactcacacacacacacacacacacagggtgagagataggcacacactcactcactctctctctcacacacacacacacacacagggtgagagataggcacacactcactcactctctctcacacacactcactcacacacacacacactcactcactctctctctcacacacacacacacactcactcactcacacacacacacacactcacacacacacacacacacacacagggtgagagatacgcacacactcactcactctctcacacacacacacactcactctctctcacacacacacacacacacacacagggtgagagataagcacacactcactcactctctctcacacacacacacacacacagggtgagagataagcacacactcactcactctctctcacacacacacacacacacagggtgagagataagcacacactcactcactctctctcacacacactcactcacacacacacacacacacacagggtgagagataggcacacactcactcactctctctctcacacacacacacacacacagggtgagagataggcacacactcactcactctctctcacacacactcactcacacacacacacactcactcactctctctctcacacacacacacactcactcactcactcacacacacacacacactcacacacacacacacacacacagggtgagagatacgcacacactcactcactctctcacacacacacacactcactctctctcacacacacacactcactcactcactctctctctctctcacacacacacacacacacacatagggtgAGAGatacgcacacactcactcactctctctcacacacacacactcactcattctctctcacacacatacactcactcactctctctcacacacacactcactcactctctctcccacacacgcactcactctctctcacacacacacacacacatagggtgAGAGatacgcacacactcactcactctcacacacacacactcactcactcaatctcacacacacactcacttacacacacactcactcactcactgtcacacacacacagggtgagagatacgcacacacacacacacacacacacagggtgagagatacacacacacacacacacacacagggtgagagatacgcacacacacacacacacagggtgagagatacacacacacacacagggtgagagatacgcacacacacacacacacagggtgagagatacgcacacacacacagggtgagagatacgcacacacacacacacacagggtgagagatacacacacacacacacacacacagggtgagagatacgcacacacacacacacacagggtgagagatacacacacacacacacacacacacacagggtgagagatacgcacacacacacagggtgagagatacgcacacacacacagggtgagagatacgcacacacacacacacacacacacacagggtgagagatacacacatacacacacacacacagggtgagagatacgcacacacacacacacaaggtgagagacacacacacacacacacagggtgagagatacgcacacacacacacacacacagggtgagagatacgcacacacacacacacagggtgagagatacacacacacacacacaaggtgagagatacacacacacacacacacacagggtgagagatacacacacacacacacacacagggtgagagatacacacacacacacagggtgagagatacgcacacacacacacacagggtgagagatacacacacacacacacagggtgagagatacacacacacacacacacagggtgagagatacacacacacacagggtgagagatacacacacacacacacacacacagggtgagagatacacacacacacacacagggtgagagatacacacacacacacacagggtgagagatacgcacacacacacacacagggtgagagatacacacacacacacacagggtgagagatacacacacacacacacagggtgagagatacacacacacacagggtgagagatacacacacacacacacacacacagggtgagagatacacacacacacacacacagggtgagagatacacacacacacagggtgagagatacacacacacacacacacagggtgagagatacacacacacacagggtgagagatacacacacacacacacagggtgagagatacacacacacacagggtgagagatacacacacacacacacagggtgagagatacacacacacacacacacagggtgagagatacgcacacacacacacacacacacacacacataattatgAGATTTGAGCCTCAGTGCTGGTTTATGTGGTCAGTAGTGGACACATGGTGCTGTACTGCCCCCACTGTTTATGTTGGAATTGCAGCACATGGGTGagtttttctctcctttctgaGCCATCTCATGCTAAAAGATCTCGTCCTTCACAGGCCAAGTCCATCCTGGGTGACCACCTGACCAACGTGGGTCTGAACCGGGACAACGTGTCGGAGGTGCTGCAGCAGTACATGGAGGCTCACTGCGGTCAGATGGACCTGGCTGATGTGGCCCTGAGCCTGAAGACCAAGGCCTTCCAAGCACACACACCGGCGCAGAAAGCCTCAGTGCTCGCCTTCCTGGTCAACGAGCTGGCCTGCAGCAAGAGCGTGGTCAGGTACGGCTACAGACTGCTTGGTTTTAAATATTCCTCCAGAGTCTGACCGTGTACAGAGGTCAGGAGAGAGGTCTGGGTCAaggattattcattattaatgcgCCTTTACATTTCATCTGCTACAGAGAGTGACAGTACAGGCCATTCACTATGTTCCAGTGTTTGTACAAAAATCACACAGGTGTCTAATTATGTAactgtgatctctctctctctctctctctctctctctctctctctctcactctctctctctctctctgtttatctgtctgtctgtctcttactctctgtctgtctgtctgtctgtttctctttttctctctctcttactctctgtctctgtctgtctctctatctctctctcactctttcgttttctctctctctctctctcactctctcactctttctctctccctccctccctctctctctctctctctctctcaccccccccctctcttacacacacacacgtagtgAGATTGATAAGAGCCTGGACCAAATGAACGTGCTGAGGAAAGACGAGTGTATCGTGGAGGGAAAGCTCAAAAAGTGAGTGTCTTCAGCCTTTCGCGCAAgctgaatatttatattataaatatgtaacaatatatatatatatattattattatcttctaATGAAAACTGTACAGATTAATatgatgtaaatatttttacgttttttttctgtgtaaatgTTCAGTTCCAGCATTAATTAAGCAAATCTTCGTTGATTTCCTATAAAATCTGATGATCTGTACTCATGATTTAATTGTTAATTCCAATGATGTACAGGTTGAAGAACATTCACGCGAAGCGCACGGGGAAGCGAGAGGCCGCTGGGGGAGACGAGCCTCAGGCCACCGGCACGCCGAGCACCGGACACAAGCGCAAGAGGAAGGCGGGGGACAGCGACGACGACGAGGACGAAGACGACGACAGCGATGAGGCTGTAGACGACGACGACGAGGACGATgaagaagaggtgaagaaggcgAGGAAGGTGGAGACGTGTGACGAGGTAAGAGTTGACATGTTCATCGCAAAACATTTCCAATATTTCTGGACTTCCTGTGAACATTTTCGGATATTTTGTTCGTGTGTGTGACTCAAAGGATGAAGGAGATCAAGCCACGAGCGTAGAAGAGCTGGAGAAACAGATTGATAAAATATCAAAGGTAAAGAAACGCACATGCACTCTGTATTAAACCTGCACACACtccagctctcacacacacacacacacacacacaatcacactctcttcgtcttgtgtgtttgtgtgagtgcaGCAGCAGAATCTGATCAGACGGAAGCTGTTCGAATCGTCTCACGCCTTGCGCTCCATGAGCTACGGACAGGACCGATATCGTCGCCGCTATTGGATTCTTCCACAGTGCGGAGGAGTCTTTATCGAgggagtggagagtggagaaggtacacacacacacacacacacacaatacataataGAGCACACTACTTATTTGGCCTTTGCAGGTTTCTATTCCACTTCCCACCAAACACTttcaggaagtttttttttgtttgttttcatttagctgTTTTCCTGATTCTCATTTAACTCTTAACTTGACATTACGGCAGACTTGCTCGAGGGTTTTAATGCCTTAAATGCCACTTTAGCTAAACGACTCGACAGTCAAAAGTCGTTAGACTCCTTAACGAGGAAAAGTTGAATTAGCTAAAGCATGTTATTGAGGATGCTAATAAAGACAACAGCAGAGTGGAATTAACACTCAGGTATGCTGTCCAGCTGTAAAATAAGGGGGTGTGCAGACTTTTGcatttaactatatatatatatatatatatatatatatatatatatatatatatatatatatatatatatatatatatatatatatttactgacTGAGTAAAAACCATTAAAAGTGATAAAAGTATAGAGATGtaactatagtgtgtgtgaatgaaggtCAGCTGAAGTGGACACACGCGTCTCTCCACAGGTCCCGAGGAGCTCGAGAAGGAGCGAGAGCGCCTACGCAACTTCGAGCCGGTGAGGATCAAGGAGGAGCcacaggaagaggaggaggaggaggaggaagaggagacaCAGGcggaggaggagcagcagcagccgGAGGTCCAGACGCAGGCTCAGGTGAAGCAGGAGGAAGAACAGCGTGCCGAGAAGGAAGTGAAACAGGAAGACGAGAAGCCCTGCTCGCCACCAGACAAGCTCCAGGAGAAGGACGCCCAGCTGTTAGACCCCGCCTCCTGTCCTCTCAAGGAGGCCCCAAACCCACCCAGTGACCTCACGTCCCTTTGCCATACTCCTGACAGCAGCATGGCGTCTGTCACCACGGCGACCGCATCAGCATCATCTCCAACTCATTCTACCTCCAAACCTACTGTACTGTGCAGCACTCCTGCGGACTCCGTACCTCTCGTGGCTCAGTTTGGTGCTCCTCCTCCACAATTCGGTGTTCCTCTGTCCCTGCAGCATCATCAGCACCTCCTGGCTAACGATCAGCTCCTGCGCGTTTTAACGGAGCGCAGCGGCCATTGGTTCAGCCTCCTGCCCCGTTCTCCCTGTGACGACTCTTCCCTCGTCCAACCCACCACGCCGCTGCGCTCCTCGGCTCAGCCTAACAATGTCCAGCCCAGGAGCCCTCCTGCTCCGTCCTGCTCCCCTCACCAGCACCTCCAACCTCCGTCTGCCTCCAGCAGCCCTCTAAACGCTGCTCACGACGGCCTGGGAAACCTCACCGTCTCGCCTCTGCAGGTAAAGCAGCCCTCATAGACATTATccacatatattatatattatccaCACTGCTGTTCACCTACCAGCTGATAGTTTTGCAGTAGGATTTATCGTGCAGCGGTGCTTTAGTCCTTGAGTCTTCCTCATCTGTAGACTCTgttcaaacagatcagcttcagCTTTCATGCTCAAAGCACCGTTGTCTTGTAGCTCATCCCTGACTAACCTAGTTGAGTCTCTTGCATTCTGGGATACATTCTGCCGAGGTTTACTGTAATGCGATATAAACGTACAGTGGTTTATGTAAACGTCTCCCTGTGCCTGTAGGTAAAACCCGGTGGTGCTCTGCTGCCTTTGCCCATGTGTGGATGGTCAGGTGGCATGATCAGCCCTAACCTGCCCATGTGCAGCAGCCCTATGCCCCTTTGCCCGCTCACTGAAGGCAGCGCCAGCCCCCTGCTGGCCCCTAGCGTCTCCACCAGCAAAAGTGGCTCTCCTGCGCCCCCTGGGGACAAACCGCCTTCTGCACCATCACCTGCTATAGATCTGCCACGAAACCATGACCAGCCACAGCCACAGCCCATTCCAGAAGgtgagacacgcacacacacacgcacacacatacacacacacatacacgcgcacacacacacacacacacactactcataTGTCCATAAAGCCTAATAATCTAAGTTATACATGCCCCTcattatgatgtgtgtgtgtgtgtgtgttgcagacaTGCTGATGGGTTGGTGGAAGATGATGGACATGGAGGAACTGCAGGCCCTGATGAAGACGCTCCACAGCAGAGGCATCAGAGAGCGAGCGCTGCACAAACAGGTCCAGAAATCCATGGAGCTCATCCCACAGACCTTCAACAAGAACAAGGAGGGTGAGTCTctaataatacacacttcaACAAAACGTCCATTTTGACCCATAGATTAACAACTGAGGCTAATAAACTGACCTTAAGTGAGACTTAAAGTAAACACACTGGCAGGTTTAAGCGGTCACTATCGTTTCAGTGGGGAGGTTGTGAAACTCATGGGCCATCTcccgctctgtgtgtgtgtgtgtgtgtgtgtgtagtagctgTAATGGAAGTTTCGGAGCTGGACGAGGGCCAGGTATCCGTGGAGACGCTACAGGAGTGGTGTGTGGAGGAGCAGGCGATGGAGACTGACATCGCCTTGCTACAGCAGGTGGAGGAGCTTGAACGCAGGGTCACTTCAGCCAGCCTGCAGgtcaaggtaaaaaaaaataaaataaacagacaagtgtgtgtgtgtgtgggggggtgtgattgattttaatttaaagaaGTAGTTCTTTAAAAGGTCTAAATGCTCTAAATGTACCCTCGAGCACTCTTTCAAGCATGTTTCAGAAATTCTCAAGATTTCTACACTGATTAATATACACGAATATGCAAATTTCTTCCCCTTGGTTATTTAGTCAGCTGGCATTTTTGGGATTTCGGTATCTGAATCTGGATTTTCGTTGTCATACTACAGGGCTGGATGCACCCGGAGCCCCAGTCAGAGAGGGAGGACCTGCTGTATTACGAGCACAAGCCCCTTCCCAAGGCCTGCCCGGGGGCGGAGTCACAGGAGGAGCGGAGCTCGGAGAAAGGCCTGAGACGGCAGCCCAGCAACCCGCTGGACATCGCCGTGATGCGCCTGGCCGAGCTGGAGCGCCACATCGAGAGAAGGTACCTGCGGAGCCCCTTAGGGACAACCATCCAGATCAGGCTGGATAATGTGGGGACGGTCACTGTGCCCGCCCCCGCGCCATCCACTAGCGCTGGAGGGGAAGGGTAGGTCATCCACGCAGCCAGCCTTCATCTCTCTTATCTCTTCCtcttgctcctcctcctcctcctcccctctcttCTGGCTGGGGCGGCTGTGcttgtggcgtgtgtgtgttcacccgGGGCCCGGTTTTTTCCAAAAGGGGTTCCATGGTTTTTGGGTTCAGATTTTAACACCTGCATTTGAGttcctttctgttcttggctgcaTGCGTTCGATTTTTTTGGCCATTCTGTGGACAGGATTTCTCTTCGCTGTCGTTTCGTGAGAGCATGGCGCATTTTAACTACGGGGGCTTCATTTTCGCTCTGAGATTTCACGGGAAGTTTTCATCACGCAGACTGTCAATGCCATTccacaggatgtgtgtgtgccGGATTATAACGATCCCTGTTTAGTCTCCTTTTTCTGTCTGTGGATGACTGTGATGACGTGTTTTGTCTTTAAGGCCTGCGCTATACTCGACACGCGACTTGTAAAATATTCAGCATGATGACGTATGATGCGGCGCGACATGGATCGTGGTCAAAAACCATTTAATATGATTTCATCATGTCTAATAATAAGAAGAGTATACAGATTTGGACGATCATCATGAGAACATACTTAATGTTAATCTTAATTTCAAGCTCTAAACGTTTggtgtaataataaaaagtctATAGTTTGACTGATTTGTTTGTACCGActgatgataaataaatatttttaattattttaaaaataattaaaaatatttttttgtttttgtttgtatggacattattaattatttattatacttaaaattttattataaattaattacacacacaaaacagtttTCCGATTATTCAGACAGCGCCCGAGTCATTTCTGTCAAGTAATTCCGCTGTCCGTCTGTCTCGTACCTGCGCAGGTGTAGTTAACATCAAGTATAGCTCTGGCCTTAAGCTGTAgatgtatgtgtaaatgtgtgtgggtgtgtgtgggtgtgtgtaactGGTCTCTTTGTTGCTGTGTCTCTCAGGGGTGAGGAGGAGATCGCTCCCGGGATGAAGGTGTGGAGGAAGGCTCTGAGCGAGGTGAGGAACTCGTCACAGCTGGCCATGTGCCTGCAGCAGCTGCAGAAGTCCATCGCCTGGGAGAGATCCATCATgaaagtggtgagtgtgtgtgtgtgtgtgaaatctcaGGCTCGGTTTGGATGCCAAGCTGTACACAATGATGAAACGGTATTTTAGGCATGTactaaggtgtgtgtgtgtgtgtgtgtgtgtgtagtactgcCAGATCTGCCGTAAGGGGGATAATGAGGACTTACTGCTGCTGTGCGATGGCTGTGATAAGGGCTGTCACACCTACTGCCACAAGCCCAAGATCAACGCCATCCCTGAGGGAGACTGGTACTGCCCTGCCTGCATCTCCAAGGTAACCgcctctacctcagacacacacacacacactctctctctctctcttgtggcTCATTCAGGGATGGTCAAGAATTTTTGAAAGCTGATCAGTAACTGGACGTGACCCGAGAAAATTACACACAGTGTCAAAACTCAAAACGTTATTTTGCGTCTTCTCTTCGATACGTGAACAGAAttctgtgatgaagtgatgatgccATGAAGAAGGATTATTCATAGTATCCGAGTTCTAAGCATCTCTCGGTCTCAGATACACACcggtttaaaaatatattaaaagagtgatttttttattttcaataattattgatttttaatgaatttatgatCACGGTTAGGTCGATATGTTTTAATCATGGCTTTTTATATCCGTGTATAGTCGATTCCAAACCTTTATACGACTTGATCGATACACCAGGCTGccgcaaaacaaaacacttgccatgaaatgtgtgtgtgtgtgtgtgttttctttttttttgtactaatGCTACAGTAAGCCTAAACAAAAAAGGGCAAATTCCAAAGTGTTTGAAACAGTTGAACCTCCCGGGGGTTGCAGTCTCTCTCCTGTAACTGCATCTGCTTTCAGATGAATATAACTGCAGTTGCTGAATAATTTATAGCAGCTCCTGAATCATGTGCTTTAACTAAATAATAAGCTGGAACTTTATGAAAGGAAGTGAGGCAGGCCATACTGGACTGGAACGGGGAAGTTAATTTCCTTCACTGTCTGCCTTGCTGAATTTGGTATTGGAAATAATCTGGTGTGTTGCATTtgcatagaaatatatatatatatatatatatatatatatatatatatatatatatatatatatatatatatatatatatgtgtgtgtgtgtgtgtgtgtgtgtgtgagagatacttTGGCATTTGTGAAAGTTTCCAAAACGCACACTAAGCATGTAAGAAATGAAGTGCAGCAATATAAGTGTTGAGTGGACTCGAGTGAGATCACGTGCAGATTGAACGCAATGCGAATTCCTCAGGCCAGCAACCAGTCCCCCAAGAACAAGAAACCTCAGAGTCGCATGCAGTCCGGCGGAGGGGGCAAGAAAGCGGCGGAGACGGCcaagaagaacaagaagcaGCAGGAGGCGTGCGAGGATGAGGAGGCAGGCGGAGGCGGCAGCACCAGCAACAGCAGCCCAAAGAAAATAGCCACGGCGTCCAGCCAAGCGAAAAAGAGCTCGCCCGCTCCTCCAGCCGCCAAACCCGAGAGTCCGGCCTGCGTGAAGCGGGCCAAAACGGCCAGGGACAACAACCGCGACCTGGGCCTCTGCAGGTATCtatgtgaaattatttttatattacgtCAAGTATTCATGCATTGCCTCTGATCTAGTTTCAAGAGAAAATATTTGAGACTAGAAAAAGACTCTGAGATCCAGTTTTTCTGATGCTTTACGAAAAGCTGTAAACTAAAGAACTGAGGGCACAAAGCCTTTatctccacacatacattacagcacagtggaactcttttcttcacatataccagctgaggtcagagcacaagggcagagtggagcttggtggtgctggggcttgaaccctgatcctccgatcagcaacccagagccttaaccacctgaaCCACCACTGACCCCATCTTTTCACATATTCTAGCTTATATGATCAAGcgggggtcagagcgcagggtcaagCCATagtacagcacccctggagcaggtggggttaaggaccttgctcaaggcccCCAATGTTTGATATCTTGGCAGCTTGGAggtttgaaccccaaccttctgatcagtgacccAATACCTTGTCCACTGAGCTGTTGCTTCCCTACAAACGAAATTATGCTTTTAGATAAATGTCTGCTAAAACATGCTGACCAAATATGTGCACTGTACGTCACAGTGACTAAAATCTCGGCCACAAAGAAGTTTTCCTGATATCTGTTCCTCTCCTGTAGGATTCTCTTGGCTGAACTGGAGCGGCATCAGGACGCCTGGCCCTTCCTCACACCAGTCAACCTCAAATCAGTGCCCGGGTAccggaaagtcatcaaaaagcCCATGGACTTCTCCACCATCCGCGAGAAGCTCGTCAGCAGCCAGTGAGTCTCTGTTACATCCTCCACCCTGGTGATGCCGTTCAGTTCTTCTGAAACGAATCAGTCTTTGAGTATATCGATTCATTAGAGTCAGTAGATGGAgcataacaataaaaaacaaaaactccaGTTTGAGGAAAAACACAGAATCTTCATAAATTAATTGACTGAATTACGAATGAATCAATTTGACAGAATTATGAAGTGAATCAATTTGGATGAACAAATCACTAAATGAATCAGTTGACTCCTTGAAATGAATTGTTCACCAAAACAAATCATTTGCACTTGGAAAAGTGTttaaagtggatttttttttttttaggtaccAGAACCTCGAGACGTTCATCATCGACGTCAACTTGGTGTTTGACAACTGCGAGAAGTTCAACGAGGACAACTCGGACATCGGCCGCGCGGGACACAACATGAGGAAGTTCTTTGAGAAGAGGTGGACCGAGCTCCTGAAGCA
This genomic window contains:
- the baz2ba gene encoding bromodomain adjacent to zinc finger domain protein 2B isoform X1; the encoded protein is MESGERLASPSSTPVSVHTSSSSSSSSVSPASNAKSSLNHGAAASLAACGPLFGVTGSEQPFSVTSVTSVPSAFPVMAHPAFGLLSPGAARPEFGGLGALGVTAALAAHPQLGAFTEWWRAAEAHGRSPAAFFPPFLGLPPLFAPPLQNHEATPYTSKTLSKSSQGPKGVNGALNGSVVSPSTTKGSASVSSSPALNTSAGKPRARKAPPHSNSTAELQGKPSQKPKEKKPHKKQTEGSGMSDSESGSSLDSDIEGVSSSDLDDLGEEEDDDDDDDDDQSKDSEESDSEKEPQKKKKAKVAASNLRPNKKEHSRAAEAWELREGNGPPESSHQKTSTHRVSKSRDRLAQPTSVIQSTGLAVNAKPLALIGQSQHDTSPQRHGSSSPRPLPIASHQPLPLSLCSSPKPLSVPSPPKPLPLSSSPKPPPLSPSPRAWGSAHKSQDSLSSRKLLESSLSHIADYRLKQSLLAHDQEFPLQLKKQQDLYKTSKSSGVVSSSSSSSSSSSILPSKSTSGRTKPPAAQAVAASPSLMLTQTLLGLGHTNGIIQSSTQDTPLALTTKPRSDLPVNLSTGGRKDMSVPASLPAPLPALVPASALPARPRASRKNKTPRALEASKDVSQKHLVKSLVDLFHHGVGEQETPDKKDSDESGEDDDDDDDDDVDDEEEDEEDEDDSLSESDSNSDSELNGSVRKNRDTTETETDGERTQLKLGKNLPLLAAAAAANYSLPDCSPLNLQVIKPSGVATPSIVTGSGALTYHSSPSSSYSVGTSPGSGKRKRVMNEDDLKTPLEMGWRRETRIKSSGGRLQGDVAYYAPCGKRLRQYPDVVKYLSRYGITDITRDNFSFSAKIRVGDFYEAREGPQGLQWCPLSEDEVIPRIRAMEGRRGRPPNMERQHGAGNSEGSSSRRRKGRPPNVGHTEFPSPSEAKLLRKLEAQEIARQAAQMKLMRKLEKQALARAAKEARKQQAIMAAEERRKQKEQIKILKQQEKIKRIQQIRMEKELRAQQILEAKRKKREEAANAKILEAEKRLKEREMRRQQAVILKHQELERHRLDMVWERERRRQHVMLMKAVEARKKAEERERLKQEKRDEKRLNKERKLELRRLELEMLREMKKPNEDMCLTDHKPLPEFSRIAGLVLPGQVFSDCLMVVQFLRSFGKVLGLEQSEVPTLGVLQEGLLNLGNSMGQVQDLLVRLLSSAVCDPGLPPGHRAKSILGDHLTNVGLNRDNVSEVLQQYMEAHCGQMDLADVALSLKTKAFQAHTPAQKASVLAFLVNELACSKSVVSEIDKSLDQMNVLRKDECIVEGKLKKLKNIHAKRTGKREAAGGDEPQATGTPSTGHKRKRKAGDSDDDEDEDDDSDEAVDDDDEDDEEEVKKARKVETCDEDEGDQATSVEELEKQIDKISKQQNLIRRKLFESSHALRSMSYGQDRYRRRYWILPQCGGVFIEGVESGEGPEELEKERERLRNFEPVRIKEEPQEEEEEEEEEETQAEEEQQQPEVQTQAQVKQEEEQRAEKEVKQEDEKPCSPPDKLQEKDAQLLDPASCPLKEAPNPPSDLTSLCHTPDSSMASVTTATASASSPTHSTSKPTVLCSTPADSVPLVAQFGAPPPQFGVPLSLQHHQHLLANDQLLRVLTERSGHWFSLLPRSPCDDSSLVQPTTPLRSSAQPNNVQPRSPPAPSCSPHQHLQPPSASSSPLNAAHDGLGNLTVSPLQVKPGGALLPLPMCGWSGGMISPNLPMCSSPMPLCPLTEGSASPLLAPSVSTSKSGSPAPPGDKPPSAPSPAIDLPRNHDQPQPQPIPEDMLMGWWKMMDMEELQALMKTLHSRGIRERALHKQVQKSMELIPQTFNKNKEVAVMEVSELDEGQVSVETLQEWCVEEQAMETDIALLQQVEELERRVTSASLQVKGWMHPEPQSEREDLLYYEHKPLPKACPGAESQEERSSEKGLRRQPSNPLDIAVMRLAELERHIERRYLRSPLGTTIQIRLDNVGTVTVPAPAPSTSAGGEGGEEEIAPGMKVWRKALSEVRNSSQLAMCLQQLQKSIAWERSIMKVYCQICRKGDNEDLLLLCDGCDKGCHTYCHKPKINAIPEGDWYCPACISKASNQSPKNKKPQSRMQSGGGGKKAAETAKKNKKQQEACEDEEAGGGGSTSNSSPKKIATASSQAKKSSPAPPAAKPESPACVKRAKTARDNNRDLGLCRILLAELERHQDAWPFLTPVNLKSVPGYRKVIKKPMDFSTIREKLVSSQYQNLETFIIDVNLVFDNCEKFNEDNSDIGRAGHNMRKFFEKRWTELLKQTN